The following coding sequences are from one Chelonoidis abingdonii isolate Lonesome George chromosome 4, CheloAbing_2.0, whole genome shotgun sequence window:
- the AGBL2 gene encoding cytosolic carboxypeptidase 2 isoform X5 produces MSPAQEPTPELLADPYESFMHHHLQYYGYFRGSLMLKAALLKSKQLLFNHLEGPGVPRLREPRGLFAVPTSRGPLQSPRWPVECEVIKGQIQHIEWVPPEPEPFYQPTGNEPAPLIVGEEKGTVVYHIKPVAKDSYFTCSRVGGARGPITSPAISLEGPEDTTLLFESRFESGNLQKAVRVGPYEYELTLRMDLYTSKHTQWFYFRVRNTRKGITYRFSIVNLMKPKSLYSMGMKPLLYSQRDAQTRGVGWRREGGDIRYYRCSSEESQAMYCLTWTVCFPHDHDTCYFAHFYPYTFSDLQRYLLAVASDPIRSQYCKLRVLCSSVAGNTVYLLTITSPSQNPAATATKKAVVLSARVHPGETNGSWVMRGFLDFILSDSPDAQLLRELFIFKVVPMLNPDGVIVGNYRCSLAGRDLNRNYRTVLKESFPCIWHTRSMIQRVLEEREVLLYCDFHGHSRKNNVFMYGCNNKSTPAQRLHERIFPLMLSKNAPDKFSFHSCKFKVQKSKEGTGRIVMWRMGIPNSYTMESTFSGSTLGRKSDSHFTSEDLKSLGYLICDTLLDFCDPDRSKFLQCLSELQELLQQQIHRKLKDLGHGQHSDGAWSDISLSDIESSTSGSNSSQSDGLPAHLLSMAEKFHQKKKRLRTRKERNELRQKYALSQGLTCQDKTPVAGERRLGSPTCRTHQPVSAMALCTEDSCGKQGKTPEPGLVSDLQRREPNASQEEQPGSSALAHSASTVGTSPCRSVWWGPKQPAVTLLLSRNLFPRPQLPGRRAPVGPHMLKQSQSQHLLPPRQVTWSLLEFQPPCAEPERRKSPSRPQ; encoded by the exons GTTCTCTCATGCTGAAAGCCGCACTTCTCAAGAGCAAACAGCTTCTGTTCAATCACCTTGAGGGCCCTGGGGTTCCACGCCTGCGGGAGCCACGGGGTCTCTTTGCTGTGCCCACCTCGAGAGGCCCCCTGCAGTCCCCACGCTGGCCAGTGGAGTGCGAAGTCATCAAGGGGCAAATCCAGCACATTG AGTGGGTGCCGCCTGAACCAGAGCCATTCTATCAGCCCACAGGAAACGAGCCGGCCCCACTaattgtgggggaggagaaaggaaccGTAGTCTATCACATAAAGCCAG TGGCCAAAGACTCCTATTTCACCTGCTCCCGCGTTGGAGGCGCGCGAGGGCCCATCACGTCACCTGCCATCAGCTTGGAAGGTCCAGAGGACACCACCCTGCTCTTTGAATCCAGATTCGAGAGCGGGAACCTCCAGAAGGCCGTCCGAGT AGGCCCGTACGAGTACGAGCTGACGCTGCGCATGGACCTGTACACCAGCAAGCACACCCAGTGGTTCTACTTCCGGGTCAGGAACACCAGGAAAGGCATCACCTACCGCTTCTCCATTGTCAATCTGATGAAGCCCAAGAGTCTGTACAGCATGGGGATGAAGCCACTCCTGTACTCTCAGAGGGACGCGCAGACGCGTGGCGTGGGCTGGCGGAGAGAGGGGGGCGACATCCGGTATTACCGGTGCAGCTCCGAGGAGAGCCAGGCGATGTATTGTCTCACGTGGACGGTGTGCTTCCCCCATGACCATGACACCTGCTACTTTGCCCACTTTTACCCCTACACCTTCTCAGACCTGCAGCGCTACCTGCTGGCAGTGGCCAGCGACCCGATTCGCTCGCAGTACTGCAAGCTGCGGGTCCTGTGCAGCAGTGTGGCCGGCAACACCGTCTACCTTCTCACCATCACCAGCCCGTCCCAAAACCCCGCTGCCACTGCCACCAAGAAGGCTGTAGTGCTGAGCGCCAGGGTGCACCCTGGGGAGACAAACGGCTCGTGGGTCATGAGGGGTTTCCTAGACTTCATCCTGAGCGACTCCCCTGATGCCCAGCTCCTCCGTGAGCTCTTCATATTCAAGGTGGTGCCCATGCTCAATCCAGACGGGGTGATCGTGGGGAACTACCGCTGCTCGCTGGCCGGGAGAGATCTCAACCGCAACTATCGGACCGTCCTGAAGGAGTCCTTCCCTTGCATCTGGCACACCCGGAGCATGATCCAGAG AGTCCTGGAGGAGCGGGAGGTTCTGCTTTATTGTGACTTCCATGGGCACAGCCGCAAGAACAATGTCTTCATGTATGGCTGCAACAACAAGAGCACTCCTGCCCAGCGGCTCCATGAGCGCATCTTCCCACTCATGCTCAGCAAGAATGCCCCTGACAAG TTTTCCTTCCACAGCTGTAAGTTTAAGGTCCAGAAGAGTAAAGAAGGGACGGGCCGGATTGTGATGTGGAGGATGGGAATCCCCAACAGCTACACCATGGAGTCCACCTTCAGCGGCTCAACTCTGG GCAGGAAGAGCGACTCCCACTTCACTTCAGAGGACCTTAAATCTCTGGGCTATCTCATCTGTGACACGCTGCTGGATTTCTGTGACCCCGACCGCTCCAAG TTTCTGCAGTGTCTGTctgagctgcaggagctgcttCAGCAGCAAATCCATCGAAAGCTCAAGGATCTGGGCCATGGGCAGCACTCAGATGGTGCCTGGAGTGACATCTCCCTGTCAGACATTGAGTCCAG CACCAGCGGCTCCAACAGCTCCCAGTCCGACGGCCTCCCTGCTCATTTACTCAGCATGGCAGAGAAG TTCCATCAGAAGAAGAAGCGGCTGCGGACGAGGAAGGAGAGGAATGAGCTGCGTCAGAAGTACGCCTTGAGCCAGGGGCTGACATGCCAAGACAAGACCCCG gtggcaggggagagaaggttGGGGAGCCCCACCTGCCGGACCCACCAGCCTGTCAGCGCCATGGCTCTGTGCACGGAGGACAGCTGTGGCAAACAG GGCAAGACTCCAGAACCTGGCCTCGTTTCAGATCTGCAGAGGAGAGAACCTAACGCCAGCCAGGAGGAGCAACCAG GCAGCTCAGCGTTGGCACACTCCGCATCCACAGTTGGAACCAGCCCATGCAG GTCGGTGTGGTGGGGCCCCAAGCAGCCCGCTGTGACTCTACTGCTGAGCAGAAACCTCTTCCCGAGACCCCAGCTCCCTGGCCGGAGAGCGCCCGTTGGACCCCACATGCTGAAGCAGAGCCAATCGCAGCACCTTCTGCCTCCCAGACAAGTGACGTGGAGCCTGCTGGAGTTCCAGCCCCCCTGCGCGGAGCCAGAGAGACGCAAGAGCCCCTCCCGGCCCCAAtaa
- the AGBL2 gene encoding cytosolic carboxypeptidase 2 isoform X4: protein MSPAQEPTPELLADPYESFMHHHLQYYGYFRGSLMLKAALLKSKQLLFNHLEGPGVPRLREPRGLFAVPTSRGPLQSPRWPVECEVIKGQIQHIEWVPPEPEPFYQPTGNEPAPLIVGEEKGTVVYHIKPVAKDSYFTCSRVGGARGPITSPAISLEGPEDTTLLFESRFESGNLQKAVRVGPYEYELTLRMDLYTSKHTQWFYFRVRNTRKGITYRFSIVNLMKPKSLYSMGMKPLLYSQRDAQTRGVGWRREGGDIRYYRCSSEESQAMYCLTWTVCFPHDHDTCYFAHFYPYTFSDLQRYLLAVASDPIRSQYCKLRVLCSSVAGNTVYLLTITSPSQNPAATATKKAVVLSARVHPGETNGSWVMRGFLDFILSDSPDAQLLRELFIFKVVPMLNPDGVIVGNYRCSLAGRDLNRNYRTVLKESFPCIWHTRSMIQRVLEEREVLLYCDFHGHSRKNNVFMYGCNNKSTPAQRLHERIFPLMLSKNAPDKFSFHSCKFKVQKSKEGTGRIVMWRMGIPNSYTMESTFSGSTLGRKSDSHFTSEDLKSLGYLICDTLLDFCDPDRSKFLQCLSELQELLQQQIHRKLKDLGHGQHSDGAWSDISLSDIESSTSGSNSSQSDGLPAHLLSMAEKFHQKKKRLRTRKERNELRQKYALSQGLTCQDKTPGKTPEPGLVSDLQRREPNASQEEQPGLGAKWSWHTLHGRKEERLWERKCHQHSPGPQHLWKARQPQPLLITMLTPPQPQRPAGTLPIREHLLPFHAQLDGEPHGSRHAGSSALAHSASTVGTSPCRSVWWGPKQPAVTLLLSRNLFPRPQLPGRRAPVGPHMLKQSQSQHLLPPRQVTWSLLEFQPPCAEPERRKSPSRPQ from the exons GTTCTCTCATGCTGAAAGCCGCACTTCTCAAGAGCAAACAGCTTCTGTTCAATCACCTTGAGGGCCCTGGGGTTCCACGCCTGCGGGAGCCACGGGGTCTCTTTGCTGTGCCCACCTCGAGAGGCCCCCTGCAGTCCCCACGCTGGCCAGTGGAGTGCGAAGTCATCAAGGGGCAAATCCAGCACATTG AGTGGGTGCCGCCTGAACCAGAGCCATTCTATCAGCCCACAGGAAACGAGCCGGCCCCACTaattgtgggggaggagaaaggaaccGTAGTCTATCACATAAAGCCAG TGGCCAAAGACTCCTATTTCACCTGCTCCCGCGTTGGAGGCGCGCGAGGGCCCATCACGTCACCTGCCATCAGCTTGGAAGGTCCAGAGGACACCACCCTGCTCTTTGAATCCAGATTCGAGAGCGGGAACCTCCAGAAGGCCGTCCGAGT AGGCCCGTACGAGTACGAGCTGACGCTGCGCATGGACCTGTACACCAGCAAGCACACCCAGTGGTTCTACTTCCGGGTCAGGAACACCAGGAAAGGCATCACCTACCGCTTCTCCATTGTCAATCTGATGAAGCCCAAGAGTCTGTACAGCATGGGGATGAAGCCACTCCTGTACTCTCAGAGGGACGCGCAGACGCGTGGCGTGGGCTGGCGGAGAGAGGGGGGCGACATCCGGTATTACCGGTGCAGCTCCGAGGAGAGCCAGGCGATGTATTGTCTCACGTGGACGGTGTGCTTCCCCCATGACCATGACACCTGCTACTTTGCCCACTTTTACCCCTACACCTTCTCAGACCTGCAGCGCTACCTGCTGGCAGTGGCCAGCGACCCGATTCGCTCGCAGTACTGCAAGCTGCGGGTCCTGTGCAGCAGTGTGGCCGGCAACACCGTCTACCTTCTCACCATCACCAGCCCGTCCCAAAACCCCGCTGCCACTGCCACCAAGAAGGCTGTAGTGCTGAGCGCCAGGGTGCACCCTGGGGAGACAAACGGCTCGTGGGTCATGAGGGGTTTCCTAGACTTCATCCTGAGCGACTCCCCTGATGCCCAGCTCCTCCGTGAGCTCTTCATATTCAAGGTGGTGCCCATGCTCAATCCAGACGGGGTGATCGTGGGGAACTACCGCTGCTCGCTGGCCGGGAGAGATCTCAACCGCAACTATCGGACCGTCCTGAAGGAGTCCTTCCCTTGCATCTGGCACACCCGGAGCATGATCCAGAG AGTCCTGGAGGAGCGGGAGGTTCTGCTTTATTGTGACTTCCATGGGCACAGCCGCAAGAACAATGTCTTCATGTATGGCTGCAACAACAAGAGCACTCCTGCCCAGCGGCTCCATGAGCGCATCTTCCCACTCATGCTCAGCAAGAATGCCCCTGACAAG TTTTCCTTCCACAGCTGTAAGTTTAAGGTCCAGAAGAGTAAAGAAGGGACGGGCCGGATTGTGATGTGGAGGATGGGAATCCCCAACAGCTACACCATGGAGTCCACCTTCAGCGGCTCAACTCTGG GCAGGAAGAGCGACTCCCACTTCACTTCAGAGGACCTTAAATCTCTGGGCTATCTCATCTGTGACACGCTGCTGGATTTCTGTGACCCCGACCGCTCCAAG TTTCTGCAGTGTCTGTctgagctgcaggagctgcttCAGCAGCAAATCCATCGAAAGCTCAAGGATCTGGGCCATGGGCAGCACTCAGATGGTGCCTGGAGTGACATCTCCCTGTCAGACATTGAGTCCAG CACCAGCGGCTCCAACAGCTCCCAGTCCGACGGCCTCCCTGCTCATTTACTCAGCATGGCAGAGAAG TTCCATCAGAAGAAGAAGCGGCTGCGGACGAGGAAGGAGAGGAATGAGCTGCGTCAGAAGTACGCCTTGAGCCAGGGGCTGACATGCCAAGACAAGACCCCG GGCAAGACTCCAGAACCTGGCCTCGTTTCAGATCTGCAGAGGAGAGAACCTAACGCCAGCCAGGAGGAGCAACCAGGTCTGGGTGCAAAGTGGTCTTGGCACACGTTGCATGGtagaaagg AAGAGCGTCTGTGGGAGCGTAAGTGTCACCAGCacagccctgggcctcagcaccTTTGGAAGGCCCGGCAGCCCCAACCCCTGCTTATCACCATGCTGACCCCGCCGCAGCCCCAGAGACCTGCTGGCACCTTGCCCATCAGAGAGCACCTCCTGCCCTTCCATGCTCAGCTGGACGGAGAGCCCCACGGCAGCCGGCATGCAG GCAGCTCAGCGTTGGCACACTCCGCATCCACAGTTGGAACCAGCCCATGCAG GTCGGTGTGGTGGGGCCCCAAGCAGCCCGCTGTGACTCTACTGCTGAGCAGAAACCTCTTCCCGAGACCCCAGCTCCCTGGCCGGAGAGCGCCCGTTGGACCCCACATGCTGAAGCAGAGCCAATCGCAGCACCTTCTGCCTCCCAGACAAGTGACGTGGAGCCTGCTGGAGTTCCAGCCCCCCTGCGCGGAGCCAGAGAGACGCAAGAGCCCCTCCCGGCCCCAAtaa
- the AGBL2 gene encoding cytosolic carboxypeptidase 2 isoform X2 produces MSPAQEPTPELLADPYESFMHHHLQYYGYFRGSLMLKAALLKSKQLLFNHLEGPGVPRLREPRGLFAVPTSRGPLQSPRWPVECEVIKGQIQHIEWVPPEPEPFYQPTGNEPAPLIVGEEKGTVVYHIKPVAKDSYFTCSRVGGARGPITSPAISLEGPEDTTLLFESRFESGNLQKAVRVGPYEYELTLRMDLYTSKHTQWFYFRVRNTRKGITYRFSIVNLMKPKSLYSMGMKPLLYSQRDAQTRGVGWRREGGDIRYYRCSSEESQAMYCLTWTVCFPHDHDTCYFAHFYPYTFSDLQRYLLAVASDPIRSQYCKLRVLCSSVAGNTVYLLTITSPSQNPAATATKKAVVLSARVHPGETNGSWVMRGFLDFILSDSPDAQLLRELFIFKVVPMLNPDGVIVGNYRCSLAGRDLNRNYRTVLKESFPCIWHTRSMIQRVLEEREVLLYCDFHGHSRKNNVFMYGCNNKSTPAQRLHERIFPLMLSKNAPDKFSFHSCKFKVQKSKEGTGRIVMWRMGIPNSYTMESTFSGSTLGRKSDSHFTSEDLKSLGYLICDTLLDFCDPDRSKFLQCLSELQELLQQQIHRKLKDLGHGQHSDGAWSDISLSDIESSTSGSNSSQSDGLPAHLLSMAEKFHQKKKRLRTRKERNELRQKYALSQGLTCQDKTPVAGERRLGSPTCRTHQPVSAMALCTEDSCGKQGKTPEPGLVSDLQRREPNASQEEQPEERLWERKCHQHSPGPQHLWKARQPQPLLITMLTPPQPQRPAGTLPIREHLLPFHAQLDGEPHGSRHAGSSALAHSASTVGTSPCRSVWWGPKQPAVTLLLSRNLFPRPQLPGRRAPVGPHMLKQSQSQHLLPPRQVTWSLLEFQPPCAEPERRKSPSRPQ; encoded by the exons GTTCTCTCATGCTGAAAGCCGCACTTCTCAAGAGCAAACAGCTTCTGTTCAATCACCTTGAGGGCCCTGGGGTTCCACGCCTGCGGGAGCCACGGGGTCTCTTTGCTGTGCCCACCTCGAGAGGCCCCCTGCAGTCCCCACGCTGGCCAGTGGAGTGCGAAGTCATCAAGGGGCAAATCCAGCACATTG AGTGGGTGCCGCCTGAACCAGAGCCATTCTATCAGCCCACAGGAAACGAGCCGGCCCCACTaattgtgggggaggagaaaggaaccGTAGTCTATCACATAAAGCCAG TGGCCAAAGACTCCTATTTCACCTGCTCCCGCGTTGGAGGCGCGCGAGGGCCCATCACGTCACCTGCCATCAGCTTGGAAGGTCCAGAGGACACCACCCTGCTCTTTGAATCCAGATTCGAGAGCGGGAACCTCCAGAAGGCCGTCCGAGT AGGCCCGTACGAGTACGAGCTGACGCTGCGCATGGACCTGTACACCAGCAAGCACACCCAGTGGTTCTACTTCCGGGTCAGGAACACCAGGAAAGGCATCACCTACCGCTTCTCCATTGTCAATCTGATGAAGCCCAAGAGTCTGTACAGCATGGGGATGAAGCCACTCCTGTACTCTCAGAGGGACGCGCAGACGCGTGGCGTGGGCTGGCGGAGAGAGGGGGGCGACATCCGGTATTACCGGTGCAGCTCCGAGGAGAGCCAGGCGATGTATTGTCTCACGTGGACGGTGTGCTTCCCCCATGACCATGACACCTGCTACTTTGCCCACTTTTACCCCTACACCTTCTCAGACCTGCAGCGCTACCTGCTGGCAGTGGCCAGCGACCCGATTCGCTCGCAGTACTGCAAGCTGCGGGTCCTGTGCAGCAGTGTGGCCGGCAACACCGTCTACCTTCTCACCATCACCAGCCCGTCCCAAAACCCCGCTGCCACTGCCACCAAGAAGGCTGTAGTGCTGAGCGCCAGGGTGCACCCTGGGGAGACAAACGGCTCGTGGGTCATGAGGGGTTTCCTAGACTTCATCCTGAGCGACTCCCCTGATGCCCAGCTCCTCCGTGAGCTCTTCATATTCAAGGTGGTGCCCATGCTCAATCCAGACGGGGTGATCGTGGGGAACTACCGCTGCTCGCTGGCCGGGAGAGATCTCAACCGCAACTATCGGACCGTCCTGAAGGAGTCCTTCCCTTGCATCTGGCACACCCGGAGCATGATCCAGAG AGTCCTGGAGGAGCGGGAGGTTCTGCTTTATTGTGACTTCCATGGGCACAGCCGCAAGAACAATGTCTTCATGTATGGCTGCAACAACAAGAGCACTCCTGCCCAGCGGCTCCATGAGCGCATCTTCCCACTCATGCTCAGCAAGAATGCCCCTGACAAG TTTTCCTTCCACAGCTGTAAGTTTAAGGTCCAGAAGAGTAAAGAAGGGACGGGCCGGATTGTGATGTGGAGGATGGGAATCCCCAACAGCTACACCATGGAGTCCACCTTCAGCGGCTCAACTCTGG GCAGGAAGAGCGACTCCCACTTCACTTCAGAGGACCTTAAATCTCTGGGCTATCTCATCTGTGACACGCTGCTGGATTTCTGTGACCCCGACCGCTCCAAG TTTCTGCAGTGTCTGTctgagctgcaggagctgcttCAGCAGCAAATCCATCGAAAGCTCAAGGATCTGGGCCATGGGCAGCACTCAGATGGTGCCTGGAGTGACATCTCCCTGTCAGACATTGAGTCCAG CACCAGCGGCTCCAACAGCTCCCAGTCCGACGGCCTCCCTGCTCATTTACTCAGCATGGCAGAGAAG TTCCATCAGAAGAAGAAGCGGCTGCGGACGAGGAAGGAGAGGAATGAGCTGCGTCAGAAGTACGCCTTGAGCCAGGGGCTGACATGCCAAGACAAGACCCCG gtggcaggggagagaaggttGGGGAGCCCCACCTGCCGGACCCACCAGCCTGTCAGCGCCATGGCTCTGTGCACGGAGGACAGCTGTGGCAAACAG GGCAAGACTCCAGAACCTGGCCTCGTTTCAGATCTGCAGAGGAGAGAACCTAACGCCAGCCAGGAGGAGCAACCAG AAGAGCGTCTGTGGGAGCGTAAGTGTCACCAGCacagccctgggcctcagcaccTTTGGAAGGCCCGGCAGCCCCAACCCCTGCTTATCACCATGCTGACCCCGCCGCAGCCCCAGAGACCTGCTGGCACCTTGCCCATCAGAGAGCACCTCCTGCCCTTCCATGCTCAGCTGGACGGAGAGCCCCACGGCAGCCGGCATGCAG GCAGCTCAGCGTTGGCACACTCCGCATCCACAGTTGGAACCAGCCCATGCAG GTCGGTGTGGTGGGGCCCCAAGCAGCCCGCTGTGACTCTACTGCTGAGCAGAAACCTCTTCCCGAGACCCCAGCTCCCTGGCCGGAGAGCGCCCGTTGGACCCCACATGCTGAAGCAGAGCCAATCGCAGCACCTTCTGCCTCCCAGACAAGTGACGTGGAGCCTGCTGGAGTTCCAGCCCCCCTGCGCGGAGCCAGAGAGACGCAAGAGCCCCTCCCGGCCCCAAtaa
- the AGBL2 gene encoding cytosolic carboxypeptidase 2 isoform X1 has product MSPAQEPTPELLADPYESFMHHHLQYYGYFRGSLMLKAALLKSKQLLFNHLEGPGVPRLREPRGLFAVPTSRGPLQSPRWPVECEVIKGQIQHIEWVPPEPEPFYQPTGNEPAPLIVGEEKGTVVYHIKPVAKDSYFTCSRVGGARGPITSPAISLEGPEDTTLLFESRFESGNLQKAVRVGPYEYELTLRMDLYTSKHTQWFYFRVRNTRKGITYRFSIVNLMKPKSLYSMGMKPLLYSQRDAQTRGVGWRREGGDIRYYRCSSEESQAMYCLTWTVCFPHDHDTCYFAHFYPYTFSDLQRYLLAVASDPIRSQYCKLRVLCSSVAGNTVYLLTITSPSQNPAATATKKAVVLSARVHPGETNGSWVMRGFLDFILSDSPDAQLLRELFIFKVVPMLNPDGVIVGNYRCSLAGRDLNRNYRTVLKESFPCIWHTRSMIQRVLEEREVLLYCDFHGHSRKNNVFMYGCNNKSTPAQRLHERIFPLMLSKNAPDKFSFHSCKFKVQKSKEGTGRIVMWRMGIPNSYTMESTFSGSTLGRKSDSHFTSEDLKSLGYLICDTLLDFCDPDRSKFLQCLSELQELLQQQIHRKLKDLGHGQHSDGAWSDISLSDIESSTSGSNSSQSDGLPAHLLSMAEKFHQKKKRLRTRKERNELRQKYALSQGLTCQDKTPVAGERRLGSPTCRTHQPVSAMALCTEDSCGKQGKTPEPGLVSDLQRREPNASQEEQPGLGAKWSWHTLHGRKEERLWERKCHQHSPGPQHLWKARQPQPLLITMLTPPQPQRPAGTLPIREHLLPFHAQLDGEPHGSRHAGSSALAHSASTVGTSPCRSVWWGPKQPAVTLLLSRNLFPRPQLPGRRAPVGPHMLKQSQSQHLLPPRQVTWSLLEFQPPCAEPERRKSPSRPQ; this is encoded by the exons GTTCTCTCATGCTGAAAGCCGCACTTCTCAAGAGCAAACAGCTTCTGTTCAATCACCTTGAGGGCCCTGGGGTTCCACGCCTGCGGGAGCCACGGGGTCTCTTTGCTGTGCCCACCTCGAGAGGCCCCCTGCAGTCCCCACGCTGGCCAGTGGAGTGCGAAGTCATCAAGGGGCAAATCCAGCACATTG AGTGGGTGCCGCCTGAACCAGAGCCATTCTATCAGCCCACAGGAAACGAGCCGGCCCCACTaattgtgggggaggagaaaggaaccGTAGTCTATCACATAAAGCCAG TGGCCAAAGACTCCTATTTCACCTGCTCCCGCGTTGGAGGCGCGCGAGGGCCCATCACGTCACCTGCCATCAGCTTGGAAGGTCCAGAGGACACCACCCTGCTCTTTGAATCCAGATTCGAGAGCGGGAACCTCCAGAAGGCCGTCCGAGT AGGCCCGTACGAGTACGAGCTGACGCTGCGCATGGACCTGTACACCAGCAAGCACACCCAGTGGTTCTACTTCCGGGTCAGGAACACCAGGAAAGGCATCACCTACCGCTTCTCCATTGTCAATCTGATGAAGCCCAAGAGTCTGTACAGCATGGGGATGAAGCCACTCCTGTACTCTCAGAGGGACGCGCAGACGCGTGGCGTGGGCTGGCGGAGAGAGGGGGGCGACATCCGGTATTACCGGTGCAGCTCCGAGGAGAGCCAGGCGATGTATTGTCTCACGTGGACGGTGTGCTTCCCCCATGACCATGACACCTGCTACTTTGCCCACTTTTACCCCTACACCTTCTCAGACCTGCAGCGCTACCTGCTGGCAGTGGCCAGCGACCCGATTCGCTCGCAGTACTGCAAGCTGCGGGTCCTGTGCAGCAGTGTGGCCGGCAACACCGTCTACCTTCTCACCATCACCAGCCCGTCCCAAAACCCCGCTGCCACTGCCACCAAGAAGGCTGTAGTGCTGAGCGCCAGGGTGCACCCTGGGGAGACAAACGGCTCGTGGGTCATGAGGGGTTTCCTAGACTTCATCCTGAGCGACTCCCCTGATGCCCAGCTCCTCCGTGAGCTCTTCATATTCAAGGTGGTGCCCATGCTCAATCCAGACGGGGTGATCGTGGGGAACTACCGCTGCTCGCTGGCCGGGAGAGATCTCAACCGCAACTATCGGACCGTCCTGAAGGAGTCCTTCCCTTGCATCTGGCACACCCGGAGCATGATCCAGAG AGTCCTGGAGGAGCGGGAGGTTCTGCTTTATTGTGACTTCCATGGGCACAGCCGCAAGAACAATGTCTTCATGTATGGCTGCAACAACAAGAGCACTCCTGCCCAGCGGCTCCATGAGCGCATCTTCCCACTCATGCTCAGCAAGAATGCCCCTGACAAG TTTTCCTTCCACAGCTGTAAGTTTAAGGTCCAGAAGAGTAAAGAAGGGACGGGCCGGATTGTGATGTGGAGGATGGGAATCCCCAACAGCTACACCATGGAGTCCACCTTCAGCGGCTCAACTCTGG GCAGGAAGAGCGACTCCCACTTCACTTCAGAGGACCTTAAATCTCTGGGCTATCTCATCTGTGACACGCTGCTGGATTTCTGTGACCCCGACCGCTCCAAG TTTCTGCAGTGTCTGTctgagctgcaggagctgcttCAGCAGCAAATCCATCGAAAGCTCAAGGATCTGGGCCATGGGCAGCACTCAGATGGTGCCTGGAGTGACATCTCCCTGTCAGACATTGAGTCCAG CACCAGCGGCTCCAACAGCTCCCAGTCCGACGGCCTCCCTGCTCATTTACTCAGCATGGCAGAGAAG TTCCATCAGAAGAAGAAGCGGCTGCGGACGAGGAAGGAGAGGAATGAGCTGCGTCAGAAGTACGCCTTGAGCCAGGGGCTGACATGCCAAGACAAGACCCCG gtggcaggggagagaaggttGGGGAGCCCCACCTGCCGGACCCACCAGCCTGTCAGCGCCATGGCTCTGTGCACGGAGGACAGCTGTGGCAAACAG GGCAAGACTCCAGAACCTGGCCTCGTTTCAGATCTGCAGAGGAGAGAACCTAACGCCAGCCAGGAGGAGCAACCAGGTCTGGGTGCAAAGTGGTCTTGGCACACGTTGCATGGtagaaagg AAGAGCGTCTGTGGGAGCGTAAGTGTCACCAGCacagccctgggcctcagcaccTTTGGAAGGCCCGGCAGCCCCAACCCCTGCTTATCACCATGCTGACCCCGCCGCAGCCCCAGAGACCTGCTGGCACCTTGCCCATCAGAGAGCACCTCCTGCCCTTCCATGCTCAGCTGGACGGAGAGCCCCACGGCAGCCGGCATGCAG GCAGCTCAGCGTTGGCACACTCCGCATCCACAGTTGGAACCAGCCCATGCAG GTCGGTGTGGTGGGGCCCCAAGCAGCCCGCTGTGACTCTACTGCTGAGCAGAAACCTCTTCCCGAGACCCCAGCTCCCTGGCCGGAGAGCGCCCGTTGGACCCCACATGCTGAAGCAGAGCCAATCGCAGCACCTTCTGCCTCCCAGACAAGTGACGTGGAGCCTGCTGGAGTTCCAGCCCCCCTGCGCGGAGCCAGAGAGACGCAAGAGCCCCTCCCGGCCCCAAtaa